From Streptomyces sp. Edi4, one genomic window encodes:
- a CDS encoding RDD family protein: MSTDQPPPGQPPEDDPFRKKPSEPPPSGSPYGGTQPPPADPPRGPGPSGGQGPYGSPPPPGGGGPYGGGPYGGGPYGGPPPGGGSPYDSAPPPPSDPYGGQYGGVDPLAGMPPLADFGRRFLARVIDFLIIAVPLNLIEWATSNRVVISTDNGDSGTEVISKTYSGTGLLWLLISLAAYIGYDTLMVSKTGQTLGKKWLGLRVAMLNDGRVPTINAALARAAVLWAPFVLCCYCLWDLVLIITIVADKPYRQGWHDKAAKTVVVVSTPQ; the protein is encoded by the coding sequence ATGAGCACCGATCAGCCGCCGCCCGGTCAGCCGCCCGAGGACGACCCGTTCCGCAAGAAGCCGTCCGAGCCTCCGCCGAGCGGTTCGCCCTACGGCGGCACGCAGCCGCCGCCCGCTGATCCGCCCCGCGGCCCGGGCCCGTCCGGCGGCCAGGGCCCCTACGGAAGCCCGCCCCCACCGGGCGGAGGCGGCCCTTACGGCGGTGGCCCCTACGGCGGTGGTCCCTACGGCGGGCCGCCCCCCGGCGGCGGCTCGCCCTACGACAGCGCGCCGCCACCGCCGTCGGACCCGTACGGCGGCCAGTACGGCGGTGTGGACCCGCTGGCCGGCATGCCGCCGCTCGCCGACTTCGGCAGGCGGTTCCTGGCCCGGGTCATCGACTTCCTGATCATCGCGGTGCCGCTCAACCTGATCGAATGGGCGACAAGCAATCGCGTGGTGATCTCCACGGACAACGGTGACTCCGGCACCGAAGTGATCAGCAAGACGTACTCCGGCACGGGTCTGCTGTGGCTGCTGATCTCGCTCGCCGCCTACATCGGTTACGACACCCTGATGGTCTCGAAGACCGGGCAGACCCTCGGCAAGAAGTGGCTGGGGCTGCGGGTGGCGATGCTCAACGACGGCAGGGTGCCCACCATCAACGCCGCGCTCGCCCGGGCCGCCGTGCTGTGGGCGCCGTTCGTGCTGTGCTGCTACTGCCTGTGGGACCTCGTCCTGATCATCACGATCGTCGCGGACAAGCCCTATCGGCAGGGCTGGCACGACAAGGCGGCCAAGACGGTGGTGGTGGTCTCAACTCCGCAGTGA
- a CDS encoding RDD family protein, producing MATVPPDNDGSAAREGYYPDPSIPGYVRYWNGVSWVPGTSRPAPAAGEAPPSPPPGAQPAPAPSLAAVPPVTAAPAAEETGPVFLDEPEPSAAAPGQAGPQPAWHADAAHQSGFGGDQDRRVSWGLPAETPDPRLPDPCLPDPRLPDSRLPDPRRSGTPGRAVPEQPRPGHGSNPGHGSNPAHAANPGHAANPGHGSNPAHAANPGHPAPSSDPGPSGPTGAPAGARPGGSVPHQHQHPQPHQQPHQQHAPQPIPSGPSGPFAALAGPVQPAAVEPAPARAQLPRPADPLPAAQSGPAQSGPAQPGPVQQQLPAVAVPGSPMAAGAGGGAASWAQQVHQLAQPDPRASEPVAPWKPPVADPFLAAAQAQAAARPAGLGRRLAARLIDTVVLGVVAGGLALPLLTRVGDHIQEKIDAAKLSGRTVTVYLLDATTASLLGIVLGAFLVLGLLYEALPTAKWGRTLGKRICGVEVRGIESFEQPTFGQAARRWVVYGVLGLLVVGAVNVVWCLFDRPWRQCWHDKVAHTFVAQGQG from the coding sequence ATGGCGACGGTTCCTCCTGACAACGACGGGAGCGCGGCCCGGGAGGGGTACTACCCGGATCCCTCCATCCCGGGATATGTCCGGTACTGGAACGGGGTCTCCTGGGTGCCCGGCACGAGCCGGCCCGCGCCCGCCGCCGGTGAGGCGCCGCCCTCCCCGCCGCCGGGCGCCCAGCCCGCCCCTGCGCCCTCGCTCGCCGCGGTGCCGCCGGTCACGGCCGCCCCCGCCGCCGAGGAGACAGGCCCGGTCTTCCTGGACGAGCCCGAGCCCTCGGCCGCCGCACCCGGGCAGGCCGGGCCGCAGCCCGCCTGGCACGCGGACGCCGCCCACCAGTCCGGTTTCGGCGGCGACCAGGACCGCCGGGTCTCCTGGGGCCTGCCGGCCGAAACACCCGACCCGCGCCTGCCCGACCCGTGCCTTCCTGATCCGCGCCTTCCTGATTCGCGTCTGCCCGACCCCCGGCGCTCCGGAACCCCCGGACGCGCGGTCCCGGAGCAGCCGCGCCCCGGGCACGGGTCGAACCCCGGGCACGGGTCGAACCCGGCGCACGCGGCGAACCCCGGGCATGCGGCGAACCCCGGGCACGGGTCGAACCCCGCGCACGCGGCGAACCCCGGACACCCCGCGCCGTCGTCGGACCCTGGGCCGTCCGGGCCGACGGGTGCCCCGGCCGGTGCGCGGCCCGGCGGCTCGGTGCCGCACCAGCACCAGCACCCGCAGCCGCATCAACAGCCGCACCAGCAGCACGCCCCCCAGCCCATCCCGTCCGGCCCGTCCGGACCGTTCGCCGCGCTCGCGGGGCCCGTGCAGCCCGCCGCCGTCGAACCCGCACCCGCGCGGGCCCAACTCCCGCGCCCCGCCGACCCGTTGCCGGCCGCGCAGTCCGGCCCCGCGCAGTCCGGCCCCGCGCAGCCCGGACCCGTACAGCAACAGCTGCCGGCCGTCGCCGTGCCCGGGTCGCCGATGGCGGCCGGGGCCGGGGGAGGGGCCGCGTCCTGGGCGCAGCAGGTGCACCAGCTCGCGCAGCCCGACCCCCGGGCAAGCGAGCCCGTCGCGCCGTGGAAGCCGCCCGTCGCCGACCCCTTCCTCGCGGCCGCGCAGGCGCAGGCGGCGGCCCGGCCCGCCGGGCTCGGCAGGCGCCTCGCCGCGCGGCTCATCGACACGGTGGTGCTCGGCGTCGTGGCGGGCGGCCTCGCCCTGCCGCTGCTCACCCGGGTCGGCGACCACATCCAGGAGAAGATCGACGCGGCCAAGCTGTCGGGCCGTACGGTCACCGTCTACCTCCTGGACGCCACGACGGCGAGTCTCCTCGGCATCGTGCTGGGCGCGTTCCTCGTCCTGGGGCTGCTGTACGAGGCGCTGCCCACCGCCAAGTGGGGCCGCACCCTCGGCAAGCGGATCTGCGGGGTGGAGGTGCGCGGCATCGAGTCGTTCGAGCAGCCCACGTTCGGCCAGGCGGCGCGGCGCTGGGTGGTCTACGGGGTGCTGGGACTGCTCGTGGTCGGCGCGGTCAACGTGGTGTGGTGCCTCTTCGACCGTCCGTGGCGCCAGTGCTGGCACGACAAGGTGGCCCATACGTTCGTCGCCCAGGGACAGGGATAG
- a CDS encoding SsgA family sporulation/cell division regulator, with translation MHVTVVERELELKLVLSPERAVPVPARLTYRADDPYAVHITFHIGSDTPVHWTFARELLVEGVFRPCGHGDVRIWPTRTEGRGAVLMALSSPDGDALLEAPAAQVSAWLERSLRVVPPGRESELLCVDDGLAELLATTTGRGPADEAWLGERWSRKESRPEEGA, from the coding sequence ATGCATGTCACCGTGGTGGAGCGCGAACTCGAACTGAAGCTGGTCCTGTCGCCCGAGCGCGCCGTCCCCGTGCCGGCCCGCCTCACCTACCGCGCCGACGACCCCTACGCCGTGCACATCACCTTCCACATCGGTTCCGACACCCCCGTCCACTGGACCTTCGCGCGTGAGCTCCTGGTCGAGGGAGTGTTCCGGCCGTGCGGCCACGGCGATGTGCGGATCTGGCCGACGAGGACCGAGGGCCGCGGCGCGGTCCTGATGGCGCTCAGCTCGCCGGACGGCGACGCGCTCCTGGAGGCGCCCGCGGCGCAGGTGTCGGCGTGGCTCGAGCGCTCGCTGCGGGTGGTGCCGCCCGGCCGCGAGAGCGAGCTGCTGTGCGTCGACGACGGCCTGGCCGAACTGCTCGCGACCACCACCGGCCGGGGCCCGGCCGACGAGGCGTGGCTGGGGGAACGCTGGTCCCGCAAGGAGTCGCGGCCGGAGGAGGGCGCGTGA
- a CDS encoding FAD-linked oxidase C-terminal domain-containing protein yields MDDLLERLRKGLPADAVVSDPDITASYAHDMASFCAAGSPAVVVLPRTVEQVQHVMRTATALRVPVVPQGARTGLSGAANASDGCVVLSLVKMDRILEINPVDRVAVVEPGVVNAVLSRAVHEHGLYYPPDPSSWEMCTIGGNIGTASGGLCCVKYGVTAEYVLGLEVVLADGRLMSTGRRTAKGVAGYDLTRLFVGSEGSLGIVVKAVLALRPAPPPQLVLAAEFASAAAACDAVVAIMERGHTPSLLELMDRTTIQAVNRMAHMGLPESTEALLLAAFDTPGAAADLAAVGELCAAAGATDVVPADSAAESELLLQARRLSLTALEAIAPATMIDDVCVPRSRLAAMLEGTAAIAAKHDLTIGVCAHAGDGNTHPVVCFDDADEDASRRARESFDEIMALGLELGGTITGEHGVGVLKKEWLARELGPVGIEMQRAVKRAFDPLGLLNPGKLF; encoded by the coding sequence ATGGACGATCTTCTCGAACGGCTGCGCAAGGGCCTCCCGGCGGACGCCGTCGTCTCCGATCCCGACATCACCGCCTCCTACGCCCACGACATGGCGAGCTTCTGCGCGGCGGGCAGTCCGGCCGTGGTGGTGCTGCCCCGCACTGTCGAGCAGGTCCAGCACGTCATGCGCACGGCCACCGCGCTGCGGGTGCCCGTCGTGCCGCAGGGCGCGCGCACCGGTCTGTCCGGCGCGGCCAACGCGAGCGACGGCTGCGTCGTCCTCTCGCTCGTCAAGATGGACCGCATCCTGGAGATCAACCCCGTCGACCGGGTCGCGGTCGTCGAACCCGGCGTCGTCAACGCCGTACTGTCGCGCGCGGTCCACGAACACGGGCTCTACTACCCGCCGGATCCCTCCAGTTGGGAGATGTGCACCATCGGCGGGAACATCGGCACCGCGTCCGGCGGGCTGTGCTGTGTGAAGTACGGGGTGACCGCCGAGTACGTCCTCGGCCTCGAGGTCGTCCTCGCCGACGGACGGCTCATGAGCACCGGCCGGCGGACCGCCAAGGGCGTCGCCGGGTACGACCTGACCCGGCTGTTCGTCGGCTCCGAAGGCAGCCTCGGCATCGTCGTCAAGGCGGTGCTCGCGCTGCGTCCAGCGCCGCCGCCCCAGCTCGTGCTCGCCGCCGAGTTCGCCTCTGCGGCGGCCGCCTGCGACGCCGTCGTGGCGATCATGGAGCGCGGCCACACGCCCTCGCTGCTCGAACTCATGGACCGCACCACCATCCAGGCCGTCAACCGCATGGCCCACATGGGGCTGCCCGAGAGCACCGAGGCGCTGCTGCTCGCCGCCTTCGACACGCCGGGCGCGGCCGCCGACCTCGCCGCCGTGGGCGAGCTGTGCGCGGCCGCAGGCGCCACCGACGTCGTCCCCGCCGACAGCGCCGCCGAGTCCGAACTGCTGCTCCAGGCACGGCGGTTGTCGCTCACCGCCCTGGAGGCGATCGCGCCGGCCACGATGATCGACGACGTGTGCGTGCCCCGGTCCCGGCTCGCCGCGATGCTGGAGGGCACCGCGGCGATCGCCGCCAAGCACGATTTGACCATCGGCGTCTGCGCGCACGCCGGCGACGGCAACACCCACCCCGTGGTCTGCTTCGACGACGCCGACGAGGACGCCTCGCGGCGCGCCCGTGAGTCCTTCGACGAGATCATGGCGCTCGGCCTGGAACTCGGTGGCACCATCACCGGCGAACACGGCGTAGGCGTCCTGAAGAAGGAGTGGCTGGCCCGCGAGCTCGGCCCGGTGGGTATCGAGATGCAGCGCGCGGTCAAGCGCGCCTTCGACCCGCTCGGTCTCCTCAACCCGGGCAAGCTGTTCTGA